In a single window of the Streptacidiphilus sp. P02-A3a genome:
- a CDS encoding helix-turn-helix transcriptional regulator, whose product MEEDNRLGRALLGSEEYAAQRIAAEREKREWSTATLAKQVTEAGCPMNQSAVWRIENGDPPRRINLDEAVAFAQVFGISLDDLISPPQIVITPELRSHFRNLLDAMRASKETSDAVYRVAEDLDGYARAHPKELAAIRDISILLSDDPNTTFGLSTLGRPFLEALGIYDYYLEQRERESRKVSEHVEKSLELDELRERLNEEFPH is encoded by the coding sequence GTGGAGGAAGACAACCGCCTGGGGCGGGCGCTACTGGGCAGCGAGGAATACGCGGCCCAGCGCATCGCAGCTGAGCGGGAGAAACGGGAGTGGAGCACCGCGACCCTGGCCAAGCAGGTGACGGAAGCCGGATGTCCGATGAACCAGTCGGCGGTCTGGCGTATCGAGAACGGCGATCCGCCGCGCAGGATCAACCTGGACGAGGCCGTCGCCTTCGCACAGGTCTTCGGTATCTCCCTGGACGACCTCATCTCTCCGCCGCAGATCGTGATCACACCTGAGCTCAGGAGCCACTTCCGCAACCTGTTGGACGCCATGCGAGCCAGCAAGGAGACCAGCGACGCCGTGTACCGGGTCGCCGAGGACCTCGACGGCTACGCGAGAGCCCACCCCAAGGAACTGGCGGCGATCCGCGACATCAGCATCCTTCTGAGCGACGATCCCAACACGACCTTCGGACTCAGCACCCTTGGACGCCCCTTCCTGGAAGCGCTCGGAATCTACGACTACTACCTGGAACAGAGGGAGCGGGAGTCCCGCAAGGTCTCGGAGCACGTCGAGAAGAGCCTTGAGCTGGACGAACTCCGGGAACGTCTCAACGAGGAATTCCCGCACTGA
- a CDS encoding excisionase family DNA-binding protein, translating into MLQICLTAADIAEALGVTESQLRRALSAANAERVDSTLVALTVAEAGRRLGIGRTSMYGLIAAGEIPTILVGSVRRVPAAALDQYVSARLGTSDAPVLRVAA; encoded by the coding sequence ATGCTCCAAATCTGCCTGACCGCCGCCGACATAGCCGAGGCCCTCGGCGTCACCGAGAGCCAGCTGCGCCGGGCGCTCAGCGCTGCCAACGCGGAGAGGGTCGACTCCACCTTGGTCGCCCTCACCGTCGCCGAGGCCGGCCGACGACTCGGAATCGGCCGCACGAGCATGTACGGGCTGATCGCGGCCGGGGAGATCCCCACCATCCTGGTCGGCTCCGTACGCCGAGTGCCAGCAGCGGCACTTGACCAGTACGTCTCGGCGCGCCTTGGTACCAGTGACGCGCCCGTCCTGCGTGTCGCAGCCTGA
- a CDS encoding DnaB-like helicase N-terminal domain-containing protein translates to MHKPTVPDPEASNRAGRTEVDGLAVGQPPHDPGAEQAVLGACMINDGAVEAVRSILEPQDFYRPANETIWRAIVALQAARAPTDPIALGDYLGRQDNLSRVGGKDYLHALVAAAPPATANAEYYAGIVRRAAELRTLHSSGIRTVQRSMAAGADPDEIRTAITAELRAEGERALSHGSSRLSRHIVNGWDFVTKTGADKEPLWGTREQTAWAPGESLMIVGPPGVGKTSIAHQVVLARIGINQTALGMPVAPVERVLYLALDRPMQIARAMARTITPADEALMRERLVVWEGPLPATLDREPDLLAELAAAHRADTIVIDSLKDAISTMVDDALAVAYNNARSRALREGVQIMDLHHQRKSGQEATRGQRPNLDRVYGSTWLTSGVGSVLFVNGEAGDPAVTIHHLKTVTGEVGPLAVIHDHVRGTSHVENTLEPITILRNAPTSLTVKDLASIMTGETNPSRGAVEKARRNLKNLVDSGLAVEEGGAAGGRGGGQQTRYAPSQRHITPNTHQPTAEPVVAAVQPVIPLAVVPGPRPEPVEQDQRAVAAMHRSPRAATAAGAERSRDRTRGPDAPNRAQNAHTDHGPKQTRR, encoded by the coding sequence GTGCACAAGCCTACGGTCCCCGACCCCGAGGCGTCGAACCGCGCTGGTCGGACCGAGGTCGACGGGCTTGCCGTCGGCCAGCCGCCCCACGACCCAGGCGCGGAGCAGGCCGTCCTGGGCGCGTGCATGATCAACGACGGCGCGGTGGAGGCAGTCCGCAGCATCCTGGAGCCCCAGGACTTCTACCGGCCGGCGAACGAAACCATCTGGCGGGCCATCGTGGCTCTCCAGGCAGCCCGCGCACCCACCGACCCCATCGCACTCGGCGACTACCTCGGCCGCCAGGACAACCTGTCGCGGGTCGGAGGCAAGGACTACCTGCACGCCCTGGTAGCTGCAGCGCCGCCCGCGACTGCCAACGCCGAGTACTACGCCGGGATCGTGCGACGAGCCGCCGAGTTGCGCACCCTGCACAGCTCCGGCATCCGGACGGTTCAGCGCTCCATGGCGGCTGGTGCTGATCCAGACGAGATCCGCACCGCGATCACAGCAGAGCTTCGCGCCGAGGGTGAGCGCGCCCTCTCCCACGGCTCTAGCCGCCTGTCGCGGCACATCGTCAACGGCTGGGACTTCGTCACCAAGACCGGCGCCGACAAGGAACCGCTCTGGGGCACCCGCGAGCAGACCGCCTGGGCACCGGGCGAGAGCCTGATGATCGTCGGCCCTCCGGGCGTCGGGAAGACCTCCATCGCCCACCAGGTAGTGCTGGCCCGCATCGGCATCAACCAGACCGCCCTCGGCATGCCCGTCGCCCCCGTCGAACGCGTCCTGTACCTGGCGCTGGACCGGCCGATGCAGATCGCCCGCGCCATGGCCCGCACCATCACCCCCGCCGACGAAGCCCTGATGCGCGAACGGCTGGTCGTCTGGGAGGGGCCGCTGCCGGCCACCCTGGACCGCGAACCGGACCTGCTGGCCGAACTCGCCGCCGCCCACCGCGCCGACACAATCGTCATCGACAGCCTCAAGGACGCCATCAGCACGATGGTCGACGACGCCCTCGCGGTGGCCTACAACAACGCCCGCAGCCGCGCCCTGCGCGAGGGCGTCCAGATCATGGACCTGCACCACCAGCGCAAGTCCGGCCAGGAAGCCACACGCGGCCAGCGCCCCAACCTCGACCGGGTCTACGGCTCGACCTGGCTCACCTCCGGGGTGGGCAGCGTCCTGTTCGTCAACGGCGAGGCCGGCGACCCCGCCGTCACCATCCACCACCTCAAGACCGTCACCGGCGAAGTCGGCCCCCTCGCCGTGATCCACGACCACGTGCGCGGCACCAGCCACGTCGAGAACACCCTCGAACCCATCACCATCCTGCGCAACGCCCCCACCAGCCTGACCGTCAAGGACCTCGCCAGCATCATGACCGGCGAGACCAACCCGTCCCGAGGCGCGGTCGAGAAGGCCCGACGGAACCTGAAGAACCTGGTGGACAGCGGCCTCGCCGTCGAGGAAGGGGGAGCCGCCGGGGGACGGGGAGGCGGACAGCAGACCCGCTACGCCCCCTCCCAGCGCCACATCACCCCCAACACCCACCAGCCCACCGCCGAGCCCGTGGTGGCGGCCGTGCAGCCCGTCATTCCCCTCGCCGTCGTGCCCGGCCCCCGCCCAGAGCCCGTCGAGCAGGACCAGCGTGCCGTCGCGGCCATGCACCGCAGCCCCAGAGCGGCCACAGCAGCGGGCGCGGAGCGTTCACGGGACCGTACACGCGGCCCCGATGCCCCGAACCGTGCCCAGAACGCACACACCGATCACGGTCCGAAGCAAACCCGCAGGTAG
- a CDS encoding DUF2637 domain-containing protein codes for MTTTPAATATHTDAHLPQYSGSAHRANGWDRVAVGLLGVLGFALSYSALQQMATAAHILQPLSYVYPPLVDGFIAYGVRAVLVLRTAPLPARLYAWMLFGAATSASIWANALHALDLNQPGTTTLHLGNPAVVVLSAIPPLALGGATHLHVLISRYGGAPANSASTVPDARPEVRPQVVDGSDPATGTPAGVLDRPMPEPREQPAGQALAGGHQAAPQAAAVTPKTQQDTDGAAGPQEPPQPAVASSGAGQVLQEGSGPRPQPSQGGRPPKATLNELAEAISAAHPDPDQITRESARKAITATGLGAGHGRLSEAMALARQAAEGRQHPAED; via the coding sequence ATGACCACCACGCCCGCCGCTACCGCCACGCATACCGACGCCCACCTTCCGCAGTACAGCGGGTCGGCCCACCGAGCCAACGGCTGGGACCGGGTCGCGGTGGGCCTGCTCGGGGTGCTCGGTTTCGCCCTGTCGTACTCCGCGCTGCAGCAGATGGCTACCGCCGCCCACATCCTGCAGCCCCTGTCCTACGTGTACCCGCCGCTGGTGGACGGCTTCATCGCCTACGGCGTGCGCGCCGTCCTGGTCCTGCGCACCGCACCCCTGCCCGCCCGCCTCTATGCCTGGATGCTGTTCGGCGCGGCCACCAGCGCCAGCATCTGGGCCAACGCCCTGCACGCCCTGGACCTGAACCAGCCCGGCACCACCACCCTCCACCTCGGCAACCCCGCCGTCGTGGTCCTGTCCGCGATACCGCCACTCGCCCTGGGCGGTGCGACCCACCTGCACGTCCTGATCTCCCGCTACGGAGGCGCACCCGCGAACTCGGCCAGTACGGTTCCGGACGCGAGGCCCGAAGTCCGCCCGCAGGTTGTGGACGGATCCGACCCGGCCACCGGAACCCCCGCCGGGGTTCTGGACCGCCCGATGCCAGAACCGCGCGAGCAGCCTGCTGGCCAGGCCCTCGCTGGCGGCCACCAGGCCGCGCCGCAGGCCGCCGCCGTAACCCCGAAGACTCAACAGGACACCGACGGCGCTGCTGGCCCGCAGGAACCGCCACAGCCCGCCGTTGCCAGCAGCGGCGCAGGTCAGGTCCTGCAGGAGGGTTCTGGACCGCGCCCACAGCCGAGTCAGGGTGGACGCCCGCCCAAGGCGACCCTGAACGAACTCGCCGAGGCCATCAGCGCGGCGCACCCGGATCCTGACCAGATCACCCGCGAGAGCGCCCGGAAGGCCATCACCGCCACCGGCCTGGGAGCGGGCCACGGGCGACTGAGTGAAGCCATGGCCCTGGCGCGCCAGGCCGCCGAGGGCCGCCAGCACCCTGCCGAGGATTGA